In Solanum lycopersicum chromosome 5, SLM_r2.1, the following are encoded in one genomic region:
- the LOC101250993 gene encoding GDSL esterase/lipase At2g04570-like, which translates to MKAYNFMPCIILFFVQIIIPFVVGGKVPAIIVFGDSTVDTGNNNQILTVLKSNFPPYGRDYYDNKATGRFCNGRIPPDFISEAFGLRPFVPAYLDPMYNITDFAVGVCFASAGTGYDTATSHVLNVMPIWKEIENYKEYQKRLEAYVGIQKSKYIIEEALYIVSMGTNDFLENYFAMQSVRAFQYTTEQYRGFIIGHVENFIKEIYQLGARKISLTGLPPMGCLPLERAANMLRGQGDTCNNDYNDCALKFNEMLSALIQKLNKELPGIRIAFANPYGIILQMVQNPASFGFEVERIACCGTGLFEMSYLCNKLNPLTCPDPNKYVFWDSFHLTQKTNQIITNSLMKNVLHQFV; encoded by the exons atgaaagcTTACAACTTCATGCCatgcataattttattttttgtccaaATTATTATCCCTTTTGTTGTAGGAGGAAAAGTTCCAGCAATTATCGTATTCGGCGATTCAACGGTAGATACTggaaataataatcaaattttaactGTTCTGAAGAGTAATTTTCCACCTTATGGACgtgattattatgataataaGGCAACAGGAAGGTTTTGTAATGGACGTATTCCACCAGATTTTATATCTGAGGCTTTTGGTTTGAGGCCATTTGTGCCTGCTTATTTGGATCCAATGTATAATATAACTGATTTTGCTGTTGGAGTTTGTTTTGCTTCTGCTGGTACTGGTTATGACACTGCCACTTCTCATGTTTTA AATGTGATGCCAATATGGAAGGAAATAGAGAACTACAAGGAGTATCAAAAGAGACTAGAAGCATATGTAGGGatccaaaaatcaaaatacataATAGAAGAAGCACTTTATATTGTAAGCATGGGAACAAATGATTTTTTGGAGAATTATTTTGCAATGCAAAGTGTACGTGCATTTCAATACACAACAGAACAGTATAGAGGGTTTATTATTGGACATGTTgagaattttattaaagaaatttATCAACTTGGAGCTAGGAAAATATCATTAACTGGACTACCACCAATGGGTTGTTTACCTTTAGAAAGAGCAGCAAATATGTTAAGAGGACAAGGTGATACATGCAATAACGATTATAATGATTGTGCTTTGAAGTTTAATGAGATGTTGAGTGCTTTAATTCAAAAGTTAAATAAGGAGCTTCCTGGGATTAGAATTGCTTTTGCTAATCCATATGGTATcatacttcaaatggtccaaaaTCCTGCCTCATTTG GATTTGAAGTGGAACGTATAGCATGTTGTGGCACAGGATTATTCGAAATGAGTTACTTATGTAATAAGTTAAATCCACTCACATGCCCTGACCCAAATAAGTATGTTTTTTGGGATTCTTTCCATCTCACCCAAAAAACTAACCAAATTATCACCAATTCCTTGATGAAAAATGTCCTCCATCAATTTGTGTAA